The proteins below are encoded in one region of Silene latifolia isolate original U9 population chromosome 2, ASM4854445v1, whole genome shotgun sequence:
- the LOC141643281 gene encoding F-box protein SKIP23-like, whose amino-acid sequence MSHRKVSWSNLPEELLIPIVDRLENRHDILHVRAVCKEWRRCVSLSILSNKRVLSTILPHKLKTTNPPLLKGGASLRDAGFYGQHPPTTSLILVVSTIFLVKPIFCDKLLPWLATIEEVNPGKVYLRWPLSRSTVRKMPENFPKLLDLSRFEVEEMGKIYSLRSDEKPNHLFEEEHKVLLLADPNDCKSELTIGDYTAVVLYDSGSIAAINLGTEKVQQVFLKARKFDDIVMFKERVYAIDRYGILYLIDKDNSSSDQFKMVKIVKDSLYSPSERKSRLFESCGELYLVRKCLVTRPKFKNKRMGIRVYRMNHEENNWEELESIGEDRILFVAVDCCFFAQARDFIDWKGNRIVVHRRDSFRPQCRSTSYLNGLDSESSDSDMESDDFELDIDVFHFEDAVFYNTDTYKVYGAVFWPPPEWHSSSDIEYCIAQQHTVREPRWRLHIVEPWSSS is encoded by the exons ATGAGTCACAGGAAAGTCTCATGGTCAAACTTGCCAGAGGAGCTATTAATACCAATCGTCGACCGCCTCGAAAACCGACACGACATCCTCCATGTTCGGGCTGTTTGCAAGGAGTGGCGGCGTTGCGTCTCGCTGTCTATTCTCTCCAATAAAAGAGTGTTATCCACTATTTTACCCCACAAACTCAAAACCACCAACCCTCCTCTTTTAAAGGGAGGTGCATCCCTTAGGGATGCCGGCTTCTATGGCCAACATCCTCCTACCACTTCATTGATTCTAGTGGTAAGTACTATTTTCTTAGTTAAACCCATTTTTTGTGATAAGTTGTTACCTTGGTTAGCCACAATTGAGGAGGTTAATCCGGGTAAAGTCTACCTTAGATGGCCGCTTTCGCGGTCAACTGTCAGAAAAATGCCTGAGAATTTTCCCAAGTTGTTGGATTTATCTCGTtttgaagttgaggaaatggggaAAATATATTCTCTTAGGTCTGATGAAAAACCTAATCATCTCTTTGAGGAAGAACATAAGGTTTTGTTGCTGGCTGATCCTAATGATTGTAAAAGCGAGCTTACAATCGGTGATTATACTGCTGTTGTGTTGTATGATTCCGGGTCTATCGCCGCAATTAATCTTGGTACAGAGAAGGTTCAACAAGTGTTTTTGAAGGCTAGGAAGTTTGATGATATTGTCATGTTTAAGGAGAGGGTTTATGCCATCGATCGATATGGGATACTTTATTTGATAGATAAGGATAATTCAAGTAGCGATCAATTCAAGATGGTGAAAATTGTGAAAGACTCACTATATTCGCCAAGTGAACGAAAAAGTCGTCTATTTGAATCCTGTGGTGAGTTATACCTGGTTAGAAAATGTTTGGTTACTCGTCCAAAGTTTAAAAATAAGCGTATGGGTATACGAGTTTATAGGATGAACCACGAGGAGAACAATTGGGAGGAACTTGAGTCGATTGGGGAAGATAGGATATTGTTTGTGGCTGTTGATTGCTGTTTCTTTGCTCAAGCGAGGGACTTCATTGATTGGAAAGGCAATCGCATTGTGGTCCATCGTAGGGATTCTTTCCGTCCACAATGTCGATCTACTTCCTATCTAAATGGTCTTGATTCGGAATCATCCGATAGTGACATGGAAAGCGATGATTTTGAACTTGATATTGATGTGTTTCACTTTGAGGATGCGGTTTTTTATAATACAGATACTTATAAAGTTTATGGTGCTGTGTTCTGGCCACCCCCGGAATGGCACTCAAGTTCTGACATCGAGTACTGTATTGCCCAACAG CATACTGTGAGAGAACCGCGGTGGAGACTGCATATCGTTGAACCTTGGTCAAGTTCCTAG